CAGATATGTTGCTAATATTTATTATCTGTTTACagatcatatgttttttttgtaaatgattttaccataataatgcattaacaCTAGCTTTGTATTTCATCTGTCAAGTGTAACCAGCAGTGCTCCatccaggatttgaaaagggcggGGTGCTAGGGAAAAAAAGGCACTTTTGATGCGCATTGATTGAGCCTTAAGGGCCAATGTTGAATtcatattgtgtatgtgttgtaatttctttcaatactaatagtttgttatgaatttcttagctgttatctttactttaGTGTCGAAATTatgtatacagtcgaaccccgttggttcgaactccAATGCACCCGCGTAAATACCTCAAGCCTCAATATTCGAGCAAAGCGGGAACGATTAAATTCAGAAGAAAGAAATCGGTCTTtcacatcaagttcgagccaacgaggaactCGAGCCAtgcgagttcgagcaaacgggattcgactatatttatatatttttatacttatatactGAGAATTTACTCTGTTAAAAAGGACACAGCAGTGTGAAGTAAAAAGGCAGCATGATGCTGGAAAGGGGCGGCAGGTACCCCACCCTGCTTTTTAGACCTATCTTGGGCACTATAAACATAAAGTGTGCCCCTTTAATTCCCTAATTAACAACGAAACACCGGAGCGGCTGAAAACGTTCAAATCGTGGTAATTTGCATGAATCGGATTGAAAACGCCAAAACAAACTTTTCATTAGTTATGGCCTCGGTGATTAACAGCATATCGGCAGTTTCTTTGTTTGGTGCATGCTCAATAAATCAGATGAACATTAATGGTCCATAACTCTGTAGTAAGCATGTCTATAATCAATAAGCTaatgaatattcatatataattacCTAATGCGTGCACAGCATACACCGCCACCTTGCCCGTGGACATGGCTTCAATCCCGGATGACACGAAACCTCCAAATCTCCAATATcagtatttataaatgtttagtCTGATTGTTTAGTCCGCAACTTCTATCTCCAACAATATATTGTCATATGTCTTTGTTATGCACTGTCTTCTGTCTAATGACCTTGttcataaattaatttaaattcgAGATTTCCTTTCCAATTGTCCATGTAACTCATTTACTCTCAAACACAAAGTCCATTTTCAGTTGAAGACCTTAAttgattcaaataaataaaataactaaacatACTAAAAGTCGACTCCGCTTATTTCTTTACTTCTACTTTAAAAAAGATGTTTACCTTTATATAcgaccaggccccaatttctagACAAAGCGTAAGTTTTAGTTACTTATTTCACTAAAGTGTATTACTTACCAAACATGAattcacaaaacaaaaactagtTTATCAAGATCACTATTCAAAGGGTTTCATTTAAAAGCATCAACACTTTTTCAATTAAGAATTATacacaaattaaaccaaaacagAAATAGTGAGCTTAGTGTCATCATGTTATACACACTAACAACCTTGAACCATTACTAAATGcaaatttttcaattttacaaatcaaagcgcttaaagcgctCTTGAAATTaatgatgcactcttactcccaagtaaGATTTGCtacaattaatgcaattgttttaatattcgaaaggatgaatacatgtttctccttaacatattttgatttacgGGTTCGATTTCGGTCATGTTCGTTCAAAAAGGAGATATGTggtcaaatattataaacatttcattaaatatgcattaaacGTTTTTTCACACAACTTTCAACTTGGTAGAACGCTTTATTTCCAGTTCGAGTTGAATGATCCGTTCAAAAAAGGTCACAATTTCGATTGTTCGAAAAATCATGAAACACTGGaagatttattataatattcatgGGTTTTGGTTTAGAATGTGGTCTTTTTTTCTCAAGATATTCTAGGAGAGAATTCACTTTAGTAAAGTaaacacatacattattttgaatcattGTATGCTGCCATGTGAAATAAATGAGTGTAAAATGAGATTCGGAAATGACTTTAGTATGTTTCTGCACCAACCTTTCATTATTCCAGTCAgtcaaaataacaatatcaaatgaATGATTAAACTTCAAGTCAATGAGTATGTTTGTGCTTTGGATATCTAAAcataacttttaaattttgaactttTGTAACACATgagaaagcaaaataaaataaacttttatttttaaaatgactagaaacatattttaatcaaataaatgtcgtgatagaaataaacaaatcaactGAGATAAGTacaaaaaagtatcaaaattcataaaagttagttaaaatatatacaaaaataacaccGGTAAGAAAACGTATTACTTGCTGATAAATTCCaaacagtttttattaaaaataaaataaaacagaactTGATCACTTCAGAATTTCAAAGAAACTATTTGACACTGTTGTCGAAGGTTACACAAAAGCAACGCTTCGCATAAATCCTTTTGATAAATTCCGaaaagttttaattaacataatataaaacataacttaatCACTTCAGAATTTCAAAGACAATGTTGTCGAAGGTCACTCAAAAGCAACGCTCGCATAAATCCTGGTCAAGAACTAATGGCAAGTTCTAAATCACATAAACAGAGACATCTCCATAGATTAGCGGCGACCCCCGTTGTATTGGCATGCCTTTCCCTGATTATAATCAAACGGTCATCATTCACTACAATATACTCATTGGTTACGGTCATTAAACGATGTTAAATAGATTGCAGAACACCACGCATCTGCCTCTAACGAGCACAGACAACACTAAAACTCGGCGATGGGCAGGTATATTGTTGTATACTGCTGTGTAAGCGTAGCGTCTGACCCCACAAGTGGTGGATGTACGGTTACTAGATGGCCAACTGTATTAGCGCTCCTGGATATATAGGTAGCTGCGCTTTCTCCGAAGTATCTTGCCCCCAATATCAGAAACATACTTAAGTATGTTCCGAGTCAACTtgaatctcaactcattttacttaatatcagCATGGCAGgtttcaaaatcttgcatgtttttctctctttatatgcattttctctCATACATTAtgaaattgttgtaaaaaataatgcCATTAATTATGCGTGAAACAATTGAGtacagtttattatttttgagcAATTGCTCAATTTACATTTCTTCCTTTagaacgatttttttttaaaaaaacaacgaacttttttatgaacattatgaACATATTCAATGAGAGAATGCATGTTCAAAATAGTAATACATACATTTGGTATGAATTCTGCTTCGCTGTTATttggtaaaatgagttaagaATTGACTATTTTTCTTTTCAGTATTTGTGTGCTTCTGGGGCCTGGTAATTTAATATATACTAGAAGTCTGTCCTTGTTGGTGTCATCTGTAGTTGTTACTTATATCTCCGTTCTGAAAAGAAACCAGCATATGTAAGTAAAGCTAGTCCATATCAGGAGCAGATCTAGGAATTGACCTTAAGGGGGTCTTAACTTAGGagcacaaccttttgacattcgccCTCCCGCATAATCGAAAtgtaaatggttttaaatgtttttactcccacaagaacattttaacaatgtcaagtccgaaatggtgcattttgaacGTATAGTATCACTTTTTTTTCTCCTATTTGCACATGAAAAGAAAACTTTGACgactgttcattttttttttcgaagaTTGATTCAGACGAATGTACTAACACACACCAAAACATTGacgattttcagaaaatacaacGTTCTACGTGGGCATGCGGCCGAGATATGCCCGCTCTATTTTCTGCAGATACCCAAAATTGAATGTGTAATTATTTTGGCCAAGGCGGTTTATCGTCAAATGTTTAACGATTTCTTTTTCAAGACACGTTCATGCTAATTATGAATGACCTAATCCAAAAGACTTGCACAGATTACATAGATGTCTTCAAATGGAAttataagtttgataaaaaagacAATGGAATTTCAAAATACATGGGCACTTTAGAACATGGCTAATAACAATACTTCAAAATAATTAGTACTTAAACACATGCATAACATAAAATACCCACATGATCCTCTCCAACGTAGCTGGCATTGCTGTAAGTCCTATATGTTATATCGTTATTTAAAATCCACCGTCCGTGGAATCTCTTTCTgcaacataaaatacatcagtTCATCagtaaaacttaaacaaaataacatttggcCAAAAAGTTTACTGTCGTATAAACAAAGATACAAGATAGCATGTTAGGCCTTAAGATCAACGATAAAGCATACgttctttttatttctgttaCTTTACTCAGATCCCACCGACCAACACGTATGCCAGTTTGGGATACCTGCAGTCAATGTTTGGTTTCCTTCAATAAATTCTAAAGAACTTGAATGTTTATCAATTATCTGTTtacgatatacatgtacatttaagtaatgaattgtgggattgatgtcattatcggggtatgaacgcaactGGGCTGGTCAacgtgtgtggagtccgaaggcaACAACACATTTACTATGATAAATTAACagtttctaaaatgttgatttatacttaacgggacctgctgacacgatacaaacaataacatctaccattttatgtatattgttatgcgatgaattgcgatccgaacatatccgaagatgttgcgttcatcgggtgataaccgcaattgccgaaaggcagttcatttaaggaataaaaggtgtaaatataatatcttaTTAGCGATATAAATGGAATGCGTATTATATATCATTCTTGTCACAAAATGATCAGACATTTTCATTGTAAGCGTCAAAAGATTTATGAAAGTGGAtgatagtggtctagtggttaaggtgtcggCCTCTCATCAAAGTGGcagtgggttcgatccccaacaGGTGGTCCTTCTTACAGATTCTCAAAAAGGACACTCTACTGATTTCTGcgcaggaaacggactcgagagtgtcCCGACATTCGagctaaaataatatttataaaccaaTAGAActacttaattaaaaaaaatctaatatcAAACCTTCTATAAATCCAGAAAAGTGCTCCGAGAACAAGTAGAACAAATAGGGGGATACAGATGCCTATCGCAGCCTTCTGTCCCGTTGTAAGATGATCAGAGGTAGTAAATTCGCTGCCTAGCTGTTCCCCTGCCTTAGGGGTAACCTTTGTCTTCTGTGAAGGTGTATTAAACTTCTTTGTCGTCGCTGTGCCAACCCCTAAAGAAGACACGTCTACTCCAGGCGGAAGCGTATGGATGTTCACATGGTTGaatgtggtggtggtggcggcggtggtggcggtggtggcgGTGGTCTTGATTGTCGACGAAAAAGACGATAACATTGTCGGACTTGATTTCGTCGTTGGATATGGTGTTGATGAAGAAACGTGGGTAGATTTAATTATAGATGGAGAAGAAGTAAACTTAAAAGTTGTCGTTTTTACAGAAGATGAAGGTGTAGACGTGGACTGTCCAACCAGGTTTTTCGTAGACTGCAAATCGGTGTTCTCGGTTGTCATGAGAGTGACTGGATGCGTTGTGCTATCTTTAGAACTTGTGGGGTCCGCTGATGCAGTACTGAAAACGTGTGGAGTAGTTACGAGGCTCGGAGATGATCTGGACGTGGGGTTCATGGATATCGAGCCAGTTGATTTATTTGCGTCACTCGTCATATGTTGTGATGAAGAAAGTGTTTTTGGCGTTGTTATAATGGTTTTTGACGGCGCTTCAGACGTTTTTGTTGTCATCATTGAACCGCCTGAACTATTTGCTACATCTGGCGTCCTTGTGCTTGAGTCTGTGAACGGTTCAGCCGTTATGGTTGTTTCAATACTGATCGTACTGTGTGGTGTCACCACGCTGGACATTTCAGTCTCAGATGTCATTGCTGCAGTTGATACATGTGTCGGCTTCATTGTTGGGGCTGTTTCATTTAAGATGGTACGTGTGCTAGATGTTTTTGCAGCAGGGTTTTTTGTCGCGGTTGACGTGGTAGTATAATCTGTATTAGACACTGAACTTGACGTAATTAACGGTGAAGTGGAAGTTAGTGTCCTATTCATGGTTAAATATGGTTCACGTGTCGATGTGCTCCTCGCCTGTGTAGAGTAAGCTGCATATTCAGAAGACGTCAATGATAATGTTGAAATTGGCAATGTTGCTATTGGAGTTGTGACAGTAGTATTTGTCTCCGATGTGTGCGTTAACATTACTGTTGTTGGGGCTTCTGTTGTCGTAGGCACCAttgttgttcttgtttctgGTGCTGTTGTCTTTGATAACGCTAACATGGAAGTTCTTGCTACAGTagatttattttctataaaagtgGTTGTTTCCTGTGATGAAAATGTTGTGTTATGTGTTGAATGAATTGTTCCCTTCGTTGAGAGATATGTTTCTCGTGTTGAAACCACTGGTTCCTGTGTTAAAACAGTTGTTCCTTGAGTGGAACCTGCTGGTGTCGGTGTTGAAACGGTTGTTTCCTGtgttgaaactgttgttgttatATAATCGACTGTCATATGCACATTTGTTGCACGTATTGTTGATGCTGTTATTGATGGCATGGGAGTTGATGTGTCTGCAAAAGACAGTGTAGCAACTGGAGTGTATTGTGAGCTTGTTGTGTTCTCCACTGTCGAGTGTGTTAATGCTACCAGTGTGTTTGGGGAAATTGTTGTGGTCTCTTCTGACGAGTTCGTTAATGTTGCTGGTGTGTTTGGTAAACTTGTTGTGGTCTTCTCTGACGAGTTCGTTAATGCTGCTGGTGTGTTTGGTGAACTTGTTGTGTTCTCCACTGACAAGTTTGTTAATGCTGCTGGTGTGTTTGGTGACACTTTTGTAATCTCCACTGACGAGTTGTTTAATGTTGCGGTTGAATTTGGTGTAATCGTCGTGATTTCCTCTGTCGGGTTTGATAATGTTGTTGGTGTGTTTGGTGAAATCGTTGTGGTATTCTCTGTGGAGTTTGTTAATGCTGTTGGTGTGTTTGGTGACATTGATGTGGTCTCCTCTGTCGAGTTTGTTAAAGTTACTGGTGTGTTTGG
Above is a genomic segment from Mya arenaria isolate MELC-2E11 chromosome 2, ASM2691426v1 containing:
- the LOC128214046 gene encoding serine-rich adhesin for platelets-like, producing MPMSTPNASNSVTSSTPLTNGLSGTSTVLHHSLLYSTTHPIINAQTRFTFSQTSGVDTRTGDTTSPTTDIPTKTHGNTSPEISTLPQSTISSSTALTNSTEETTTILQNTPAALTSSSVETTTISLNTPASLTNSAEMTTPNSPYTPTIPKNSTQEITTLSPNTTAALTHSTEETTTISPNTPATLTYSREVTTTISTNTTTALTNSTEKTSTISPNTRAALTKSTQEITTLSPNTTAALTNSTEETTTISPNTPAALTHSTEEITTISPNTTAALTHSTEVITTISTNTTTALTNSTDKTTTISPNTSTTVTNSTEETTRLSLNTPASLTDSTEKTTTSSPNTPATLTNSSEEITTISKNTQTILTNASGKTTTISPNTQTILTISSEETTAIPPNTLVALTHSTVENRTSSLITPVVLTHSSVENITSSPNTPTAVTNSTDKTNAISPNTSTTVTNSTEETTTLSLNTPEALTDSTEKTTTLSPNTPAALTNSTGKITTISINTPATLTNSTEKTTTILPNTPPPLTNSTDETTSILPNTPAALTNSAEKTTTISPNTPVTLTNSTEETTSMSPNTPTALTNSTENTTTISPNTPTTLSNPTEEITTITPNSTATLNNSSVEITKVSPNTPAALTNLSVENTTSSPNTPAALTNSSEKTTTSLPNTPATLTNSSEETTTISPNTLVALTHSTVENTTSSQYTPVATLSFADTSTPMPSITASTIRATNVHMTVDYITTTVSTQETTVSTPTPAGSTQGTTVLTQEPVVSTRETYLSTKGTIHSTHNTTFSSQETTTFIENKSTVARTSMLALSKTTAPETRTTMVPTTTEAPTTVMLTHTSETNTTVTTPIATLPISTLSLTSSEYAAYSTQARSTSTREPYLTMNRTLTSTSPLITSSSVSNTDYTTTSTATKNPAAKTSSTRTILNETAPTMKPTHVSTAAMTSETEMSSVVTPHSTISIETTITAEPFTDSSTRTPDVANSSGGSMMTTKTSEAPSKTIITTPKTLSSSQHMTSDANKSTGSISMNPTSRSSPSLVTTPHVFSTASADPTSSKDSTTHPVTLMTTENTDLQSTKNLVGQSTSTPSSSGLAQRRQRSLIHLHRRQRLPLRQGNS